A stretch of Chitinophaga caeni DNA encodes these proteins:
- a CDS encoding ABC transporter substrate-binding protein yields MNRITIHRTWLYCTAICIILSACKTTKKTTTAPPVTTVKEKPVEEKKEEAPKPEVKPPFNVPAFAQEVKRDRYNVAIFVPLYLDSLFITGDELPGRQMPRFVVPGLEFYEGAQLALDTLQKQGYKLNVFVYDSKARGNDPSTLVRTKQLEAMDLIIGSVTPPEIQILSDFAKQKQINFVSATYPNDAGITGNPFYLIANSTLKTHCNAIQNYVQKAFANKNILVFKRASTLENMIASDIKESYTNSTLPTKSRIREVVWNENTPDDEIAQYLLTDRPNICIITALDEPGSKTIVRKLSTQMSKYPVQIFGMPTWDVMKFKEPEFDGMSIYYSSPYFVDKNSPFNKYVGDYFRKNYRINPSDNALKGFEFTYYFIKLMGKDGIYFNKDINDSPYKVFTNFNFQPIYLQQQDSLSQPSYFENQQIYIIQKGDSADFKMQ; encoded by the coding sequence ATGAATCGAATAACTATACATCGCACCTGGCTTTATTGTACAGCAATCTGTATTATCTTATCCGCGTGTAAAACCACCAAGAAAACGACCACGGCTCCCCCGGTTACCACCGTAAAAGAAAAACCGGTCGAAGAAAAGAAAGAAGAAGCACCGAAACCGGAGGTAAAACCGCCTTTCAACGTTCCTGCCTTCGCCCAAGAGGTGAAAAGAGACCGTTATAACGTGGCTATTTTCGTTCCCCTTTACCTGGACTCATTATTCATTACGGGCGATGAGCTACCCGGCAGGCAAATGCCCCGTTTCGTAGTGCCCGGACTGGAGTTTTACGAAGGCGCCCAATTGGCCTTAGACACGTTGCAAAAGCAAGGATATAAATTAAATGTATTCGTTTACGATAGCAAAGCCCGTGGCAATGATCCTTCTACCCTGGTACGGACCAAGCAATTAGAAGCGATGGACCTGATTATCGGCTCCGTTACGCCACCGGAAATACAAATCCTAAGCGATTTCGCGAAACAAAAGCAAATCAACTTCGTATCAGCTACTTATCCCAACGATGCGGGTATCACGGGAAACCCCTTCTACCTGATCGCGAACAGCACCTTGAAAACGCATTGTAACGCTATCCAGAATTACGTTCAAAAAGCTTTTGCCAATAAGAATATTCTCGTTTTCAAAAGGGCTTCAACCCTGGAAAATATGATCGCTTCCGATATCAAGGAGTCATATACCAACTCCACCTTGCCTACTAAATCAAGGATACGCGAAGTAGTTTGGAATGAAAACACTCCCGATGATGAAATAGCGCAATATTTATTGACGGATCGCCCAAACATCTGTATTATTACGGCATTGGATGAGCCAGGCAGTAAAACGATCGTCCGCAAATTAAGTACGCAGATGTCAAAATACCCCGTTCAAATATTCGGGATGCCGACCTGGGATGTGATGAAATTCAAAGAACCGGAATTTGATGGCATGAGTATTTATTATTCATCCCCTTATTTTGTTGACAAAAATTCGCCTTTTAATAAATACGTGGGTGATTATTTCAGGAAAAACTACAGGATTAATCCTAGCGATAATGCATTGAAAGGATTTGAGTTTACTTATTACTTCATCAAGTTAATGGGTAAGGATGGTATTTATTTTAATAAGGATATCAATGATTCTCCTTACAAGGTATTTACTAATTTTAATTTCCAACCGATATACTTGCAGCAGCAGGATTCCTTGTCGCAACCTTCTTATTTTGAGAATCAACAGATCTACATCATTCAAAAAGGAGACAGCGCAGATTTCAAAATGCAGTAG
- a CDS encoding sulfite exporter TauE/SafE family protein produces the protein MQHGILLVALGFLIGTFGTLIGAGGGFILVPILILVFPDMPPDVLTSISLAVVFLNASSGSIAYGRMKRIDYKSAFYFALATLPGSILGAMLTSVISRHLFNMILGVLLIVISVFLFLKPSQGAYANKFNRGKLVHRTLTDSSGEVHKFSFNIWVGIIISFFVGFLSSLLGIGGGIIHVPALVSLLDFPIHIATATSHFILAIMALSGTIVHMIDGSFWEGWQTAVFIGIGVVVGAQLGAGLSHRVKPKGIIIALAGALFIVGIRLLFTK, from the coding sequence ATGCAACACGGCATTTTACTAGTAGCATTAGGTTTTTTAATAGGCACCTTCGGAACGTTAATCGGTGCCGGGGGCGGGTTTATATTAGTACCGATACTAATTCTCGTTTTCCCGGATATGCCGCCGGATGTACTGACAAGTATTTCCTTGGCCGTCGTATTTTTAAATGCCAGTTCCGGTTCCATTGCATATGGCAGGATGAAGAGGATCGATTATAAATCTGCTTTCTATTTTGCACTGGCTACATTACCCGGTTCCATCTTGGGTGCGATGTTAACTTCCGTGATTTCCAGGCATTTATTTAATATGATCCTCGGTGTTTTATTAATCGTTATCAGCGTTTTCCTTTTTCTAAAGCCAAGCCAGGGGGCTTACGCCAATAAATTTAACCGCGGCAAATTAGTCCATAGAACCCTAACAGATAGTTCAGGTGAAGTACATAAGTTTAGTTTTAATATCTGGGTAGGCATTATCATCAGCTTTTTTGTAGGTTTTCTTTCCAGCTTGCTGGGTATCGGCGGCGGTATTATCCACGTTCCTGCCCTGGTGAGTTTATTAGACTTCCCTATCCATATAGCCACTGCAACATCCCACTTTATATTGGCCATCATGGCACTTTCCGGCACTATTGTACATATGATCGACGGAAGCTTTTGGGAAGGTTGGCAAACGGCAGTGTTTATCGGGATTGGCGTAGTGGTTGGCGCGCAATTGGGCGCGGGCTTGTCGCACCGGGTAAAACCCAAAGGCATTATCATTGCCTTGGCAGGGGCTCTATTTATTGTCGGCATCCGGTTGCTATTTACCAAGTAA